TGCAATGCTATTAGCATTATTGTGAATAAGTTGTCAGCAAACACAATATTTTGTAGGTCTAGGATAGCAATTTTTTGGACACGAATGAtggtttttttcaatttttgtgcaAGGGTAGAGATTTTATCTGTTTTTAGGCCATAAGCCTGAATATATGTCTTAATTTTTGTCTTGATCATGTTTAAAATTCATTAATGGTTTCCTCTTGTGGAGTTTTCAgttttgttttatgctttcagtTCTATCATCTGTTATATGTTGATGAaacatttgatatatatattttttttatcaataagtaATATATGTATTGCAAAAGAGGCGCTAAAGAAGCGACTCAAAGAGTTACAGCAAAGAAcaactcacccccttacaaaaggACCCAAGACACTAGGAAAGCTCAAAAAACCCTCTCCCTTAATGAAACATTTGATATTTACACTTGCTATATACTTTGTGAGAAGTCTGGATATGACATTCTATACTGGGATGctcttttatgatttttgatGCGAGTTTCCATCTGCATGATATTCCCACATGCAGAAATGGGTACTTTTTTGCATCTTGACTGGACGAGTGCTCCCCTCTTATAGGCTAAGTGTCTTCTCTTTGCTGCTGACGAACATTGATTGCTTGAAAGTTACTTGAAGTTCTATGATTGGATCCAAATAAGCTATGACGCctgatttctttttgttgctTGGACAAAGTTGAAACTTGTTGTACTTGATGAGTACCGGGCAAGTATGATATCCCCCATGCCGGAGCAAATCCATGTCTACTTGGATGATGCATACATTTTTAGTTCTTTTCCAATTATGCATGCCAAAATGAAACATGGTTTGAGTCCCAGTGGggaaatatccaaaaaaaaaaaaaagattctctTTCGTGATGTTTTAACACTGGATACATTCTCCTGAATGATATTGTATATCAGTGTATTACAGTTTGTTTGTATTtgatggttttgtttttttttgtttttggacaAGATTGTGGAGTTGTGGACCAAGAGAAACTTTAGATGTGATTGTGGAAACTCCAAATTTGGGGAATTCTTCTGCAAGCTTTTCCCAAATAAGGATATAGAAAATGTAGAGAATTCATACAACCATAACTTCAAAGGTTCATACTGCACCTGTGGTCGCCCTTATCCTGATCCAGACATTGAAGAACAAGAAGAGATGATACAGTGCTGTATCTGTGAGGACTGGTTCCATGAGGAGCATCTTGGCCTTGAGTCTTCTGATGAGGTTAGTTTCTTTGACTTCTCCTATTTGGCTGTTGCCTGGGTTCTCATTTGTCATGTTTTTGGTATATTGTATTGTTATTCATGTCATGCTTTGGCATAAAATAGTGCACATGAATGGTTTTGTTGCTAAATCAAATGCTAAAAAGCATGGAATGGTTCAAAGCTTCTGAGCAATGGATTCAAGTTGATGTACTATTAGAGTCAAATCACCCTGATGAAATGGTTTAGGAAATGGGATGAATGACTTGGTTATCCATTATAGTTACAGTTGATGTAGAAAAGTTTCATTAGTTGGATAATGCTGTAATACGGTTGTTCAATATATGGTCAGCATCCATCAGCTCAATGGTTTGGAATTCTTTCTAAACTTTGATGAAATTTGATCTTGTGCTTTTAAATTGTCTACTGCCCCACTGAAATTAAATGCAATGCTTTAATAGGTCTTTCTAATATATGCCGTGGGTAAAGATTAGGTTAGGCTCAAGGAATATCCCTTGTTTTCTACCTTTAATGTCCACTTCTCAAAAAAGTTTTGGACCTCACACCTTTAGCTAAATTGCTAACATCTTATTCTTTTAGGTAACCTTTGTAGATTAACTAAAAGGTTCTGTTAAGCTCAACCGAAAATACTCTTGAAAGTTGGCAAAGGACCGAGAGTGGTTGAATTGGTActatttggtaatttattagATTCCTAAATTAGAGATTGAATTGAATTGcccaaaattattattattattttgataggtaaataaagaGTTGcccaaaattaataaattattcatgaACATAAATGTTTCCCTATCTTGAgtaacaaaattaaagaaaaataaaataaaatcagaagaaaaatatcaaatgggACATAAGTTTTTTCATGTGGAAAATCATGTAAAGGATAAAAAACCGACAGTTTCATCAGGAACCAATTTACTGGAAGAGGTAAGAGGAGTATGAGTACAAAAGCAATTATATATGCAAGTCATGGGTAATCCACAGGCATGCTCATTGGCTATATTTTCAGGCTAGACCAAGTTTTTCTAAGTGTTTTGGAGTTTTCAAAAATCTCAGGAGGTTTTTATAAACTCtaaaattttgaagagaagTTCTCTCAGAGGATTTAGAAACTTTTAAATGGAAAACATGATTTGTTTCTTGTGCTGGAGACTTATGTAAATAACTTTGAGACTTTAAAGTCTGTTAGAAGATTCAAGTGGTAGAGTTTAGAGAAAAGACTTACTTTTTAAAACATACCCAAATTTTTTACTGGATTGATCAAAGCACCAGTTAGACAGATCAAAGAGCAATCATCTTGCTCGATTTATTGAACCTTCCATTGGACTGATCAAAGAGCAATTAACTTGTTCTCTAGACCAAACATTTTCAAAGTAACAATTTCTTAGAtgctcaaatttaattttaggcttttttttttttgataggtaaagaaaattcattaagAGCCAAAAGGCAAGAGAAAGGGTATACACGGAGTATACCATATACaaggaagcaaaaaacaaaagaacaaacaagCCTGATCCTTACTTGGTGGCTAACCAGTCAACAAAATCTATCAACGACAAAGTGTGTTCCTCTATGTATACCCTAatccaattcacaaaagtgtacaaaaaaatggatttaatatCTTGATTGTTCCTCTCAATATCATCGAAGGCCcttctattcctttctttccaaatggtcCACATCAGGCAGAGGGGGGCAGCTCTCCAggctttctccctttttttgcccacaaaagaaccatgccaaccCAAGAGGTTTCTTTTCACagaggagtgcatcacccaatgcaccccaaaaagggagaagatcAGAAGCCATAACATTCTGGCTTTCTCGCAAAACAGAAGAAGGTGATCTGTGGCTTTTGAATAGAATACTGTGTGAGCACAAGCTGTGAAAACCTTCATGGCATGAGTGGAGTGGATTGGAGGCAAGGATTGACATATTTGAGACTCAATCATTGCTAGCCATAATTTTAAAGGGGTAATAATGGTGTTATATAAGTTTCATTTAAACATGAAACAACTTCCTCCTAAGCCAGATAATGATTTCTATGAGaagtgacatttttttttactttaatatcAAGTGTTTCTAATAAAATCACCTAGGCAGAGAATCTTTTATTGGGTTTAGGGAAGAGCTTTCCATTTCTCAGAAGCCAGTCCCAACATACAATTTTTTATGgttgcatttatttatttttattccatgtTTGGgcttgaacttggaacctcccacatCCCTCACCTCTATCCCTCGCCACTTGATCTAGGCATCAAGTGCCACATACAATCCTAACACCAACTTTAACACAGCTTAAAAAAAAACGTTCTCTTTTTcacccatttcattttgatgaACTAGCTTTAGGTTTAGTTCACCCTGAGTCTTCTCAAACATGTAGGTCACAGAGTATCACCTTGCAGTTCTGCTTTATTTAGGTGTTACACCAGATTAAAAGCTGATTCATAAACATTATTACACAAacgattttcttatatttcccCATAGTATGAGAGAGCTTTGTCAATGTGTGATTGGTTAATTGGTTTATGTTCATTTCAAAAGTTATCATAGAGGTTAATGGATAGTCTTCTGCTGTTCCATCTATTTGCACCACAGATTCCAAGAGACGAGGAAGGAGAGCCTCTATATGAGGATTTTATATGCCAGACCTGCTCAGGAGTCTTTTCTTTCTTGACCCTGTATCCTAAAAGCATTTGGGCTGGTGTTAGGCAGCATGATGCTACAGTGAATAATAACAAGGAAAAAGATGTGTTTGAAGACCCACCTTCAGTTTGTGGGTCCTCTCAGAAGCTAGAGAATGATCCTTATTCTCACAACTCCCAGCAAATGGATCATGCTATCACTAATACTGTTTCTGAAAATGTTCCTGGAGAAAATACTGAGAAAAATGAGGGTTCAAGTCAGGTTATTCAAGATGCTAGTCCAAGTAGCAGCACATGTGTTATTGGAGTTGATCTGTTGGTAGCTCCACCAGTTTTT
This DNA window, taken from Vitis vinifera cultivar Pinot Noir 40024 chromosome 2, ASM3070453v1, encodes the following:
- the LOC100242771 gene encoding uncharacterized protein LOC100242771, yielding MADVFEEEAEQTVSIQEYLKDVEDQELEADLVLGGDEGKECTYIKGYMKRQAIFSCLTCTMDGNAGVCTACSLSCHDGHEIVELWTKRNFRCDCGNSKFGEFFCKLFPNKDIENVENSYNHNFKGSYCTCGRPYPDPDIEEQEEMIQCCICEDWFHEEHLGLESSDEIPRDEEGEPLYEDFICQTCSGVFSFLTLYPKSIWAGVRQHDATVNNNKEKDVFEDPPSVCGSSQKLENDPYSHNSQQMDHAITNTVSENVPGENTEKNEGSSQVIQDASPSSSTCVIGVDLLVAPPVFDGSKPMFLSKNWRDILCRCEKCVDFYTQKCINFLLDKEDSIVEYEKMAKQKREEKLHQQEGVELNLLDKLGHVGKMEFLNGVADMKNEIHAFLESFDPSKPITSADVHQVFENLAKKRRRV